From the Hymenobacter yonginensis genome, one window contains:
- the ald gene encoding alanine dehydrogenase — MIIGVPKEIKNNENRVGLTPAGVAEFRKHGHDVYVQATAGNGSGFSDAEYEQAGATVLPTIEDVYAKAEMIVKVKEPIASEYPLIKENQLLFTYFHFASGEELTHAMIERKAVCLAYETVELPTRALPLLIPMSEVAGRMAPQEGAKYLEKPLKGRGILLGGVPGVKPAEVLVLGAGIVGTQAAKIAAGLGAKVTVMDISLNRLRELDDFMPKNVVTQYSNEYNIREAIKTADLIIGAVLIPGAKAPHLITRDMLKTMRPGTVLVDVAVDQGGCIETCKPTTHENPTFIIDDIVHYCVANMPGAVPYTSTLALTNATLPYAVKLANLGWQEACRRDEALRLGLNVVHGKVVYKGVADAWGLPLESVESVMEEAAV, encoded by the coding sequence ATGATCATCGGCGTACCGAAAGAAATCAAGAACAACGAGAACCGCGTAGGCCTGACGCCTGCCGGTGTAGCTGAATTCCGCAAGCACGGCCACGACGTATACGTGCAGGCCACGGCCGGCAACGGTAGCGGCTTCTCCGACGCCGAATACGAGCAGGCCGGCGCTACTGTGCTGCCTACCATCGAGGACGTGTACGCCAAGGCCGAGATGATTGTGAAGGTGAAGGAGCCGATTGCCTCCGAGTATCCCCTCATCAAGGAAAACCAACTGCTGTTTACGTACTTCCACTTTGCTTCGGGCGAGGAGCTGACCCACGCCATGATTGAGCGCAAAGCCGTGTGCCTGGCCTACGAAACCGTAGAGCTGCCCACCCGCGCCCTACCCCTGCTCATCCCGATGAGCGAAGTGGCCGGCCGCATGGCCCCGCAGGAAGGCGCCAAGTACCTGGAGAAGCCGCTGAAAGGCCGCGGCATTCTGCTGGGTGGCGTACCCGGCGTGAAGCCCGCCGAGGTGCTGGTACTGGGTGCCGGCATCGTGGGCACGCAAGCCGCCAAAATTGCCGCCGGTCTGGGCGCCAAAGTAACCGTGATGGACATCAGCCTAAACCGTCTGCGCGAGCTGGACGACTTCATGCCGAAAAACGTGGTGACGCAGTACTCCAACGAGTACAACATCCGCGAAGCCATCAAAACCGCCGACCTCATCATCGGCGCCGTGCTGATTCCGGGTGCCAAAGCCCCGCACCTCATCACCCGCGACATGCTCAAGACCATGCGCCCCGGCACCGTGCTCGTGGACGTGGCCGTGGACCAGGGCGGCTGCATCGAAACCTGCAAGCCGACCACCCACGAAAACCCGACCTTCATCATCGACGACATCGTGCACTACTGCGTGGCCAACATGCCAGGCGCGGTGCCTTATACCTCTACCCTGGCCCTGACCAACGCTACGCTGCCTTACGCCGTGAAGCTGGCTAACCTGGGCTGGCAGGAAGCCTGCCGCCGCGACGAGGCCCTGCGCCTCGGCCTGAACGTGGTGCACGGCAAAGTGGTGTACAAAGGCGTAGCTGACGCCTGGGGCCTGCCCCTGGAGTCGGTGGAGTCGGTAATGGAAGAAGCCGCTGTTTAG
- a CDS encoding SMI1/KNR4 family protein: MKGILYTGGELTDLVSFARLPSYLQAFLREQNGVVAYFGGLHLRGCVAEPSWHSLAEAWQGPAAFWRTYAQVLETDIPFGQDCAGNQFLLRGDAVLWLDTETGELADLEVDFKHFLFGAEKFPLDALGMEPLRAFQQSGGVLRPGQLLSIYPPSCMATTQQAPSLKAIGAPERLAWLADFHRQIKDLPDGQSISLKPL, translated from the coding sequence ATGAAAGGCATTCTGTATACCGGCGGCGAGCTGACCGATTTGGTGAGCTTCGCCCGCCTTCCCTCCTACCTGCAGGCGTTTCTGCGCGAGCAGAACGGTGTGGTGGCCTACTTCGGTGGGCTGCACTTGCGCGGGTGCGTGGCCGAGCCCAGCTGGCACTCCCTGGCTGAGGCCTGGCAGGGCCCCGCGGCCTTCTGGCGCACCTACGCCCAAGTGCTCGAAACCGACATTCCGTTCGGGCAGGACTGCGCCGGCAACCAGTTTCTGCTGCGCGGCGACGCCGTGCTGTGGCTGGACACCGAAACCGGCGAGCTGGCCGACCTGGAAGTGGATTTCAAGCACTTTCTGTTCGGGGCCGAGAAGTTTCCGCTCGATGCCCTGGGCATGGAGCCGCTGCGGGCCTTCCAGCAAAGCGGCGGCGTGCTGCGGCCGGGCCAGCTGCTGAGCATCTACCCGCCTTCCTGCATGGCCACTACCCAGCAAGCCCCCAGCCTGAAAGCCATTGGCGCACCGGAGCGCCTGGCGTGGCTGGCCGACTTCCACCGCCAGATCAAAGACCTGCCCGACGGCCAGTCGATCAGCCTGAAGCCCTTGTAG
- a CDS encoding LTA synthase family protein, producing MPAEFLRLLARRFLLLLGAYLLLRLGFYAANRVTFQEAETGQILLAFWHGFRFDVAGLLLLNIPFLLLSLVPSRAQGWQRLVRAVWLLLNALGVALNLIDTEYFKFIGRRTSNELATIGDDVRRQAGQLVLTYWYLLIPFGLLLAALWRLYPLPKPAPANNTTVLSPRPQAPSPKTGLLYAGQVLALAALVVLGIRGGLQLKPLRTGHAFGQQPAVLGHLALNSTFTFLKSLDAQTIERKQYFQSAAELRQALAARPLPPATTAPRPDNVVLLLLESFASEYTGVENPGKRGYTPFFDSLATHGGLLFREHYANGRRSIEALPATLAGLPGLMDNSFITSSFQTNELHGLGELLGRRGYRTSLFHGAQNGTMGFNTFAGIAGMQQYFGLDEYPGGAGSPDFDGHWGIPDVPYLQYFARELGRQPEPFFSTVFTLSAHEPFLVPAPYTKRFAPGTLPIHATVAYSDLALRQFFAAAARQPWYRRTLFVLLADHTSQSDDPAYQNTLGAYKTPLLLFHPGRALPAANAHRITQQADVPATVLDLLQVPVPARQLLPFGSSAFDSTSTGRALFLSGGSYFLVHSDFVTELTADNQVRLYPYQTHALPAAPLAHPNPEKLRQYGNELKACVQVFTTGLLDNTLYRQ from the coding sequence ATGCCCGCTGAGTTTCTGCGCCTGTTGGCTCGTCGTTTTCTGCTGCTGCTGGGCGCGTATCTGCTGCTGCGCCTGGGGTTCTATGCGGCCAACCGCGTTACGTTTCAGGAGGCTGAAACCGGGCAGATTTTACTGGCGTTCTGGCACGGGTTCCGGTTTGATGTGGCGGGGCTGCTGCTGCTCAATATTCCGTTTCTGCTGCTGTCGTTGGTGCCCAGCCGGGCGCAGGGCTGGCAACGGCTGGTGCGGGCGGTATGGCTGCTGCTGAACGCCCTAGGCGTGGCCCTGAACCTGATTGACACCGAGTATTTCAAGTTTATCGGGCGGCGCACCAGCAACGAGTTGGCCACCATCGGCGACGACGTGCGGCGGCAGGCGGGCCAGCTGGTGCTTACCTACTGGTACCTGCTGATTCCGTTTGGGCTGTTGCTGGCCGCGCTGTGGCGGCTGTACCCACTGCCGAAACCTGCTCCGGCCAATAACACCACCGTCCTAAGCCCTAGGCCACAAGCCCCAAGCCCTAAAACAGGCCTGCTCTACGCCGGGCAGGTGCTGGCGCTGGCGGCACTGGTGGTGCTGGGCATCCGGGGCGGGCTGCAGCTTAAGCCATTGCGCACCGGCCACGCCTTCGGGCAGCAGCCGGCCGTGCTGGGGCACCTGGCCCTCAACAGCACGTTCACGTTCCTGAAAAGCCTCGACGCCCAGACCATCGAGCGGAAGCAATACTTCCAGTCGGCGGCTGAGTTGCGGCAGGCGCTGGCGGCCCGCCCGCTACCGCCCGCCACCACCGCCCCACGCCCCGACAATGTGGTGCTGCTGCTGCTGGAGAGCTTCGCCTCCGAGTATACAGGCGTCGAAAACCCCGGCAAGCGCGGCTACACGCCGTTCTTCGACTCGCTGGCCACGCACGGCGGGCTGCTGTTTCGGGAGCATTACGCCAACGGCCGCCGCTCCATTGAGGCGCTGCCCGCCACGCTGGCCGGCCTGCCGGGCCTCATGGACAACTCGTTTATCACCTCCAGCTTCCAAACCAACGAGCTGCACGGCCTGGGCGAGTTGCTGGGCCGGCGCGGCTACCGCACCTCACTGTTCCACGGCGCCCAGAACGGCACCATGGGCTTCAACACCTTCGCCGGCATTGCCGGGATGCAGCAGTATTTCGGGCTAGATGAGTACCCCGGCGGCGCTGGCAGCCCCGATTTCGACGGGCACTGGGGCATTCCCGATGTGCCGTATCTGCAGTACTTTGCCCGGGAGTTGGGCCGGCAGCCCGAGCCGTTTTTCAGCACTGTTTTCACGCTGAGCGCCCACGAGCCGTTTCTGGTGCCGGCGCCTTACACCAAGCGGTTTGCGCCGGGCACGCTGCCCATTCACGCCACGGTAGCGTATTCCGATTTAGCGCTACGACAGTTCTTCGCGGCGGCGGCCCGGCAGCCGTGGTACCGCCGCACGCTGTTCGTGCTCCTCGCCGACCATACCTCGCAGTCCGACGACCCGGCGTACCAGAACACGCTGGGTGCCTACAAGACGCCGCTGCTACTGTTCCATCCGGGCCGCGCGCTGCCTGCCGCCAACGCGCACCGCATCACCCAGCAGGCCGACGTGCCGGCCACTGTGCTGGACTTGCTGCAGGTGCCGGTGCCAGCGCGCCAGCTGCTGCCCTTTGGGTCTTCGGCATTCGATAGCACTTCCACCGGGCGGGCCTTGTTTCTGAGCGGCGGCAGCTACTTTCTGGTGCACTCCGACTTCGTGACGGAGCTCACCGCCGACAACCAGGTGCGGCTCTACCCCTACCAGACGCACGCGCTGCCCGCCGCGCCCCTCGCCCACCCCAACCCCGAAAAGCTGCGCCAGTACGGCAACGAGCTGAAAGCCTGCGTGCAGGTATTCACCACCGGCCTGCTCGACAACACGCTCTACCGCCAGTAG
- a CDS encoding type I restriction enzyme HsdR N-terminal domain-containing protein yields the protein MLIWDMLRRKQVVLTPEEWVRQHVVHYLISHRGYPKGLLSLERGLRYNQRQKRTDLVALDATGQPLLLVECKAPSVPITAAVAQQAATYNQTVGAPLLLLTNGLQHFCWRVDFAARTNERLAEVPRYE from the coding sequence ATGTTGATCTGGGACATGCTGCGCCGCAAGCAAGTGGTGCTGACGCCCGAAGAGTGGGTGCGCCAGCACGTGGTGCACTACCTGATCAGCCACCGCGGCTACCCCAAGGGCCTGCTGAGCCTGGAGCGGGGCCTGCGCTACAACCAGCGCCAGAAGCGCACCGACCTGGTGGCCCTGGATGCCACCGGCCAGCCGCTGCTGCTGGTGGAGTGCAAAGCGCCTTCGGTACCTATTACGGCTGCCGTGGCCCAGCAGGCGGCCACCTACAACCAAACGGTGGGTGCGCCGCTGCTGCTGCTCACCAACGGCCTGCAGCATTTCTGCTGGCGCGTAGATTTTGCGGCCCGCACCAACGAGCGGCTGGCCGAGGTGCCCCGCTACGAGTAA
- a CDS encoding PAS domain-containing sensor histidine kinase produces the protein MIDTYTEEVAEAGSGTVEEACVTFAAQGIFQSANARLLQLLGCSAEVLQGRPVSDLLDRAAAAQVLALLQEPSEPARILSLVATLQRPDGDAQPVQLTLLPLNPAGLLTCIVRPLLPKLAAEKALREQEKQLSVIFASIADVIFVLDVLPDFHYRFLFVNQAFEDVTGISRQAILGRLVQDVIPEPSLSLVLEKYREAVETGQSVQWQETTEYPRGQLIGQVRVTPVLNEAGVCYQLVGIVHDLTTQYHAEERLRASNERFIYALKATTDAIYDWDIRADTLYWGEGFEELFGYQLARNPTGFGQWADYVHLEDAARTVDDLRHTAYETSGSHWQQEYRFQRADGSWAIVFDRGYIIRDARGQAIRMIGAMQDITERKQAEEQQQRMAQDVYKQNADLQQFTYILSHNLRAPLANAEGFASLLARTPRRSAAFDTALRHLSTSLQQVGDVLEDVNTILSARDKPVVAEPEPVPVGAVCRQVMQTLAADLARCHGQVTCSIPDTLLLPGKRAYFYSIFLNLLSNAIKYRAAHRPLRVTIEACLHPPGHTVISIADNGSGFEVPASSQDVFQLYKRFHRSVSGRGIGLFLVKAHVDSMGGSIFVHSIVRQGTTFTLHFSPHSA, from the coding sequence ATGATAGACACGTACACGGAGGAAGTGGCCGAGGCCGGTTCCGGGACGGTAGAAGAAGCCTGCGTCACGTTTGCCGCACAGGGGATTTTTCAGTCGGCCAATGCCAGGCTTCTGCAGCTGTTGGGCTGCTCCGCCGAGGTGTTGCAGGGGCGCCCGGTTTCCGACCTGCTCGATCGGGCGGCGGCGGCGCAGGTGCTGGCGCTGCTGCAGGAGCCTTCGGAGCCGGCCCGCATCCTGTCTTTAGTGGCCACGCTGCAGCGCCCGGATGGAGACGCGCAGCCGGTGCAGCTTACGCTCCTGCCGCTTAACCCCGCCGGCCTGCTCACCTGCATTGTGCGGCCTCTGCTTCCGAAGCTGGCCGCCGAAAAAGCCCTGCGCGAGCAGGAAAAGCAGCTGTCAGTGATATTTGCCAGCATTGCCGACGTGATTTTCGTGCTCGACGTGCTGCCGGACTTTCACTACCGCTTCCTGTTTGTGAACCAGGCTTTCGAGGACGTCACGGGTATCTCGCGGCAAGCTATACTGGGCCGGCTGGTGCAGGACGTGATTCCGGAGCCTTCCCTGAGTCTGGTGCTGGAAAAGTATCGGGAAGCGGTGGAAACGGGGCAGAGTGTGCAGTGGCAGGAAACCACCGAGTACCCGCGGGGCCAGTTGATCGGGCAGGTCCGCGTGACGCCCGTGCTCAACGAGGCCGGCGTCTGCTACCAACTGGTGGGCATCGTGCACGACCTGACCACCCAATACCACGCCGAGGAACGGCTGCGGGCCAGCAACGAGCGGTTCATCTACGCCCTCAAAGCTACCACCGACGCCATCTACGACTGGGACATCCGGGCCGATACGCTGTATTGGGGCGAAGGATTTGAGGAGCTGTTTGGCTATCAGCTGGCCCGCAACCCCACCGGCTTCGGACAGTGGGCAGACTATGTGCATCTGGAAGATGCCGCCCGCACCGTCGACGACCTGCGGCATACGGCGTACGAAACCAGCGGCAGCCACTGGCAGCAGGAGTACCGGTTTCAGCGGGCCGATGGCTCGTGGGCCATCGTCTTCGACCGGGGCTACATCATCCGCGACGCCCGCGGGCAGGCCATCCGCATGATCGGGGCCATGCAGGACATCACCGAGCGGAAGCAGGCCGAGGAGCAGCAGCAGCGCATGGCCCAGGACGTGTACAAGCAGAATGCCGACCTGCAGCAGTTCACCTACATTCTGTCGCACAACCTGCGGGCGCCGCTGGCCAACGCCGAAGGCTTCGCCAGCCTGTTGGCCCGCACCCCGCGCCGGTCGGCGGCGTTTGATACGGCCCTGCGCCACCTGAGCACCAGCCTGCAGCAGGTCGGCGACGTGCTGGAAGACGTCAATACCATCCTGTCGGCCCGCGACAAGCCGGTGGTGGCCGAGCCCGAGCCCGTACCGGTGGGGGCCGTGTGCCGGCAGGTGATGCAAACGCTGGCCGCTGACCTGGCCCGCTGCCACGGGCAGGTTACGTGTTCCATTCCCGACACGCTGCTGCTGCCGGGCAAGCGGGCCTATTTCTACAGCATTTTCCTTAACCTGCTCAGCAATGCCATCAAGTACCGGGCGGCGCACCGGCCGCTGCGCGTCACCATCGAGGCCTGCCTGCACCCGCCCGGCCACACCGTCATCAGCATCGCCGACAATGGCTCCGGCTTTGAGGTGCCGGCCAGCAGCCAGGACGTGTTTCAGCTCTACAAACGCTTCCACCGCAGCGTCAGCGGCCGCGGTATTGGCTTATTTCTGGTGAAAGCGCACGTAGATTCGATGGGAGGAAGCATTTTTGTGCACAGCATCGTCCGGCAGGGCACTACCTTTACGCTGCATTTCAGCCCACATTCCGCATGA
- a CDS encoding response regulator, with protein sequence MTTFLIDDDSLSNYLTETLLKMEDFSSDIRTFEAADEALAELVQQPEQARVVFLDLNMPLMNGWEFLDALAPYRSRLLGHCRIYILTSSLALSDLNRSHDYELVAGLIHKPIDSGEIRAIQASLAQTSAE encoded by the coding sequence ATGACTACCTTCCTCATCGACGATGATAGCCTGAGCAACTACCTCACGGAAACGCTGCTGAAGATGGAGGATTTCTCTTCTGATATCCGCACGTTTGAGGCCGCCGACGAGGCGCTGGCGGAGCTGGTGCAGCAGCCGGAACAAGCCCGGGTGGTGTTCTTGGACCTGAATATGCCCCTGATGAACGGCTGGGAATTTCTGGATGCGCTGGCGCCGTACCGCAGCCGCCTGCTGGGGCACTGCCGCATCTACATCCTCACCTCGTCGTTGGCCCTCTCGGATCTGAACCGCTCCCACGACTACGAGCTGGTGGCCGGCCTGATCCACAAGCCCATCGATAGCGGCGAAATCCGGGCCATCCAGGCTTCATTGGCCCAGACCAGCGCCGAGTAG
- a CDS encoding alpha-ketoacid dehydrogenase subunit alpha/beta has product MPTDVSADLMATTATLSKDDLLHDYRLGWESRQASLAGRKEVFMGKAKFGIFGDGKELPQLAMARAFRPGDWRSGYYRDQTFMLAAGELTLQQYFAQLYAHPDAEAEPATAGRAMNGHFATRILDEDGNFKNLAQSKNSSADISPTAGQMPRLVGLAYASKLYRQNPELHQYDQFSVNGNEVAFGTIGNASTSEGMFFEALNAAGVLQIPLLMSVWDDHYGISVPAEYQTTKQSISAILAGLQRDGEGEQGFEIFVVKGWDYAALVDTYQRAAEVCRTQHVPVLIHVTEVTQPQGHSTSGSHERYKSKDRLTWEEEHDCLRKMREWLLAEGHATEDELNQIEAAAKETVKVARTAAWSEFFNPIKQERDEVVALLNKLVADTGTENGLHELVEHLEHNPTPIRADLVRTVRRALRQVRGTRSAGRRDLLSWLDQALAENADRYNSYLFSQSEEAVGNIEEVKAEFAHDAPQVDGREVLQACFDANFQRDPRIFAIGEDVGRIGDVNQAFAGLQDKFGELRVTDTGIRECTIVGQGIGAALRGLRPITEIQYLDYLLYAIQILSDDVACLQYRTKGGQKAPLIVRTRGHRLEGIWHSGSPIQMILGAIRGMHLCVPRDMTQAAGFYNTLLRSDEPAIVIECLNGYRLKERIPSNVGEFTLPLGVPEVLREGTDITVVTYGSMCRIVLDAAKQLAEVGISVEVLDVQTLLPFDLEHVITDSIRKTNRVLFADEDVPGGATAYMLQQVLDGQDAYRYLDSAPRCLAAQPHRPPYGSDGDYFSKPNAEDVFDAVYELLQEAAPKQFPAIY; this is encoded by the coding sequence ATGCCCACCGATGTATCTGCTGACCTGATGGCCACTACCGCAACTCTGAGTAAAGACGACCTGCTGCACGACTACCGCCTGGGCTGGGAAAGCCGGCAGGCCTCCTTGGCCGGGCGCAAAGAAGTGTTCATGGGCAAGGCCAAATTTGGCATCTTCGGCGACGGCAAAGAGCTGCCGCAGCTGGCCATGGCCCGCGCCTTCCGCCCCGGCGACTGGCGCTCGGGCTACTACCGCGACCAGACCTTCATGCTGGCCGCCGGCGAGCTGACCCTGCAGCAGTACTTCGCCCAGCTCTACGCCCACCCCGACGCCGAAGCCGAGCCCGCCACCGCCGGCCGCGCCATGAACGGCCACTTCGCCACCCGCATCCTCGACGAGGACGGCAACTTCAAGAACCTCGCGCAAAGCAAGAATTCGTCGGCCGATATTTCGCCCACCGCCGGCCAGATGCCGCGCCTCGTGGGGCTGGCCTACGCCTCCAAACTCTACCGCCAGAATCCCGAGCTGCACCAGTACGACCAGTTTTCGGTGAACGGCAATGAGGTGGCGTTTGGCACCATCGGCAACGCCAGCACCTCCGAAGGTATGTTCTTCGAGGCCCTGAATGCCGCCGGCGTGCTCCAGATTCCGCTGCTGATGAGCGTCTGGGACGACCACTACGGCATTTCGGTGCCCGCCGAGTACCAGACCACCAAGCAAAGCATTTCCGCCATTTTGGCCGGTCTGCAGCGCGACGGCGAAGGCGAGCAGGGCTTCGAGATTTTCGTGGTGAAAGGCTGGGACTACGCCGCCCTCGTGGATACCTACCAGCGCGCCGCCGAGGTGTGCCGCACCCAGCACGTGCCGGTGCTTATCCACGTCACGGAGGTGACGCAGCCGCAGGGCCACAGCACCAGCGGCTCGCACGAGCGCTACAAGAGCAAGGACCGCCTGACCTGGGAAGAAGAGCACGACTGCCTGCGCAAAATGCGCGAGTGGCTGCTTGCCGAGGGCCACGCCACCGAAGACGAGCTCAACCAGATTGAAGCCGCCGCCAAGGAAACCGTGAAAGTGGCCCGTACGGCCGCCTGGAGCGAGTTCTTCAACCCCATCAAGCAGGAGCGCGACGAAGTGGTGGCCCTGCTTAACAAGCTGGTGGCCGACACCGGCACCGAAAACGGCCTGCATGAGCTGGTAGAGCACCTGGAGCACAACCCCACGCCCATCCGGGCCGACCTCGTGCGCACCGTGCGCCGGGCCCTGCGCCAGGTGCGTGGCACCCGCAGCGCCGGCCGCCGCGACCTGCTCAGCTGGCTCGACCAGGCCTTGGCCGAAAACGCCGACCGCTACAACTCCTACCTGTTCAGCCAGAGCGAGGAAGCCGTTGGCAACATCGAGGAAGTGAAGGCGGAGTTTGCCCACGATGCCCCGCAGGTAGACGGCCGCGAGGTGCTGCAGGCCTGCTTCGACGCCAACTTCCAGCGCGACCCGCGAATTTTCGCCATCGGTGAGGACGTGGGCCGCATCGGCGACGTGAACCAGGCGTTTGCGGGCTTGCAGGACAAGTTTGGTGAGCTGCGCGTGACCGATACCGGCATCCGCGAGTGCACCATCGTGGGGCAGGGCATCGGGGCGGCGCTGCGCGGCCTGCGCCCCATCACCGAGATTCAGTACCTCGACTACCTGCTCTACGCCATCCAGATTCTCTCCGATGATGTGGCCTGCCTGCAGTACCGCACCAAGGGCGGCCAGAAGGCGCCGCTCATCGTGCGCACCCGCGGCCACCGCCTCGAAGGCATCTGGCACAGCGGCTCGCCGATTCAAATGATTCTGGGCGCCATCCGCGGTATGCACCTGTGCGTGCCCCGCGACATGACCCAGGCGGCCGGTTTCTACAACACGCTGCTGCGCTCCGACGAGCCGGCCATCGTCATTGAATGCCTCAACGGCTACCGTTTGAAAGAGCGGATTCCGAGCAACGTGGGCGAGTTCACGCTGCCGCTGGGCGTGCCCGAAGTGCTGCGCGAAGGCACCGACATTACGGTGGTCACCTACGGCTCGATGTGCCGCATTGTGCTGGACGCCGCCAAGCAGCTAGCCGAAGTGGGCATTTCGGTGGAAGTGTTGGACGTGCAGACGCTGCTGCCTTTCGACCTGGAGCACGTCATCACCGACAGCATCCGCAAAACCAACCGCGTACTCTTCGCCGACGAAGACGTGCCCGGCGGCGCTACGGCTTACATGCTCCAGCAGGTGCTTGACGGCCAAGACGCCTACCGCTACCTCGACTCGGCCCCGCGCTGCCTCGCGGCCCAGCCCCACCGCCCGCCCTACGGCTCCGACGGCGACTACTTCAGCAAGCCCAACGCCGAAGACGTGTTTGACGCCGTCTACGAGCTGCTCCAGGAAGCCGCTCCCAAGCAGTTTCCGGCTATTTATTAG
- a CDS encoding DUF1573 domain-containing protein, whose amino-acid sequence MKHIASLLIFCLLALGVRAQGVMKFEKDTHDFGKVPEGTMATYEFKFKNTGNQPIIIANVQASCGCTTPDWTKTPVLPGKSGIIKAMYSSAGRPGIFNKTVTVTSNASTPSAVLTIKGDVVTKSEMKTMMTPAQLAQSPRLVLDRNVHNFGKMESGQQAVAKFTVKNPGKQPLELGMITSQCNCIGYKAVPPTIQPGQSAVVEILYAQRQTGQMSDMATLTSNDLNGDVKITLKATVVRDLNAGSMVKESGAVVPFK is encoded by the coding sequence ATGAAACACATTGCCTCCCTCCTGATTTTCTGCCTGCTGGCGCTGGGTGTCCGGGCCCAGGGCGTCATGAAGTTTGAGAAAGACACCCACGACTTCGGCAAAGTGCCCGAAGGCACTATGGCCACCTACGAGTTCAAGTTCAAGAATACCGGCAACCAGCCCATTATCATTGCCAACGTGCAAGCCAGCTGCGGCTGCACCACCCCCGACTGGACCAAGACGCCGGTGCTGCCCGGCAAATCGGGCATCATCAAGGCCATGTACAGCAGCGCCGGCCGCCCCGGCATCTTCAACAAAACCGTGACCGTGACCAGCAACGCCAGCACGCCCAGCGCGGTGCTTACCATCAAGGGCGACGTGGTAACCAAATCGGAGATGAAAACGATGATGACGCCGGCCCAGCTGGCCCAGTCGCCGCGGCTGGTGCTGGACCGCAACGTGCATAATTTCGGCAAAATGGAAAGCGGCCAGCAGGCCGTGGCCAAGTTCACGGTGAAAAACCCCGGCAAGCAGCCGCTGGAGCTGGGCATGATTACGTCGCAGTGCAACTGCATCGGCTACAAGGCCGTGCCGCCCACCATCCAGCCGGGCCAGAGCGCCGTGGTGGAAATCCTGTACGCCCAGCGCCAGACCGGCCAGATGAGCGACATGGCCACCCTGACCTCCAACGACCTGAACGGCGACGTTAAAATCACGCTGAAAGCCACCGTAGTGCGCGACCTGAACGCGGGCAGCATGGTGAAAGAAAGCGGCGCCGTCGTACCGTTTAAATAA